The Magnolia sinica isolate HGM2019 chromosome 9, MsV1, whole genome shotgun sequence sequence TTCATATAGTTGTCGAGATGTGTAATTCCTAATCCTTTAATTAGTTGCCAGCTGATAGCTCACTAATTAAGAAAGAAATGTGATAACATTCCACATTCGATGAAGAGAAGGCCATAGAAACAATGGCTAAGAACATTTGCCATCATATCAACCATATGTATCCTTGAACCTTTGGGCCCAATTGTTTAAAATGAAAATCCAAACTCACTTTAGACATTCTGTTATGCAGAGAGAGAtgcctaagaaaaagaaaaattgtgGAAGCCTCCTAAGCCTACATTGTACAAAAATTGCATTCTATTTCAATTTTCAACATATTACAGGAAAACAATGCATACAGTGAATAAATCAAACATTAGTTGACCATTTGTGCGAATTGAAGTACAAAACATATAATGAATAGTAGTACATGGTACCATATTAAAAGATTTGTAACAAAAAATACATGAATCCTCAAGATACAATTAgaaaatatcatccaaacatcTCATCACCGTGTAGTCACCATTCCACTATTCTTCACTTCGTTTAGTCACTTTGCACGTGCTGGTCACCATGATCTTTGCTGTGAAAAAAATGTTTGGAAATCAAATTTATGATTAAAACCTGAAAGTTATATGCTAGAATTTGGTTGCCAAATCTATAAAAGAAGTTGAAGTATATACCTAACCTTAAAAACTAATCATGGATGAAACAGGAAGTACAAGTTCCTAGTGCATGAGATCCAAACTTTGATTTGATAGGCTctgccatagatggaagatgCTAAATAAAAAATCTTACAGATTGTAGCTCCTAATATGTTGATCAATGCCCTACAAAAGACAGTAATGAAAATAATACATTAATTGCCTGGAAAAAGATGGCCGGAGATTGGATGTCATGAAACTCCCAATTAGATTTAGGTCATAATTCATAACAAATAGAGAAGTTTTAAAATTATAGGAACATTTCTAACATGAACAAGttaactttcaaaaaaaataataataataacacaaaCAAGTTTCAAGCTCATGATGTGAATAAGGACATGAGATCATGGAATGAATGCAAACAAATCCAAAAGCATTGGCTTCTCAACGAGTTCTCCATATACAATAAAAACTACACTACGGCAACTGAACATTATACATGTTGTGGTGCCAACTATCATATGGGACCAAACAATTCAAAAACCAACTGAAGTAAACATAAAACAGAGGATAAGCCCACACTTGTGTGGATTCATGACCATCCACATGCagtcacacatacatatatacgcAGTCCCACATACATTTCTATAGTTCAAATAAAATTGCTCACCATGCAATTGAAGAGACATGTGCGGCCTGCCTTGTTAATTGTTGGAGTTGAATTTTATATATGAAATGGTGAATCTTGTTATAAATCTTCGCATGCATAGTACGCATTATGAATAATTTATGGAATGGTTTGAATGCCTTTTCTTTTGGAAACCTATTTGTTAATTTATATCtgttttgaatgaagaagtacaGGTTTACCTTTTATAGTGTTGGATGGTTGGCTTAATGTATGTTTATCACCTTTAAATTTGGTTTTTCTTATTGGCACACTAACACAAATTAAATTGTCAAAATTGAACGTCAAATGATGAGTATCTCCGCCTTGTATTCACTGCAACATTCTTTGCTGGGATCACTCAAGTCACACTTGGATTTTTTAGGTAATTGAACAATCTGTTTTACAAGTTTTTCATACCCTTGTTAACTTAAAAGGTCGGTATTCTTTGTTATAACATTGACGATTCTGGTAATGTTTACAGATTAGGATTCTTGATTGACTTCCTATCTCATGCGGCCATTGTTGGGTTCATGGGTGGGGCAGCCATCACAATTGCTCTGCAACAGCTCAAAGGTTTCCTTGGCATAAAGAATTTTACTAAGAAGACGGATACAATTTTGGTTATGCATTCGGTATCGAGTTCTGTACATCACAAGGTATGAAAACCTACTGAAAACGACTGTTGTTGATAgtgtttaaaagcttggatttgagATGGAAACCAACCAACTCAAAACTAGCAACCATGATAAGTCAATTAGGTTGTCCAATGACTCAGTCAAGCGAAGACTAAATTTCCCTGACCCAGTCAATGATTAAGCTAATGAGTTTAGAAGTACAGATTGCTGTCATTTTTCCTCACTGACTGTTTTCTTTTACTACATTCGCAGTGGAATTGGCAGACAATCCTCATAGGATCAGTCTTCTTGGTTTTCCTTCTAGTTGCCAATACATTGTAAGTTTTTTTCTCTTTGCTTCATATTCCTTGGACTCCGTGCTTGTGGAAGGTTTCCTGCTTACATGACTCAAAAGTGTtacaggggaagaagaagaaggaagaagaagagcctTTTCTGGGTGCCCGCGATCGCCCCTTTGACCTCTGTTATTTTCTCGACCTTTTTCATGTATATTACACATGCAGAAATGGATGGTGTTAAAATTGTAAGTTTCCGAACTTTGTAGAGTTAACATCTCTATTTTATCTAATATTAGTCAAGTACTAATAGTGCTGCAAATGTCTGAAAGGTGAAAGATATACAAAGGGGTATAAATCCGTCATCCTTGGACCAAATTCATTTCAGTGGTGAATTTGCTGCAGAAGGTTTCAGAATTGGTGCAGTGGCTGGTATGATAGCATTAACAGTATGCCTACTCCACACACTTAAAGAATCCTAATTTTTAAGACATGCTGCCCGCAAACACCCATCTGCAAATGTGAGATTCGGGCCCTTCATAAGGTAGGCCCCAAGGTGAATGTcccatattccaaaaatcaggccagtccatccACAGGTTGGCTGCGCATGTATATTGAATGAGGGACATttgattttctaaccatccattgtttcatacatgtgtgggccaccaagtgagtgGACTGGACTGACTTTGGGCTTGGGAATATTCACCATTGAGCCCACTGGATGAATGTAAGCTTTGTTGATTTAACAGTAGAATAAATGCACAGCCACACCCACTTGTTACTATTTATAGGGAGATCGAAGTTGCTTGTATTTGATATAAATTTCCATTATCAATATTGTTATCTATATGGTTGTTAATGAGTTGGGCCTGGGTTgcctttggcatggattttgaacTGATTGGATGTGCCTATCTGgctggccctattcaaaatttcgATTTTGCTAAGCCCAAGCCTTGCCCATTGACAGTTTTAGTTATCCAACTGTCTACGTTTTATttatctgttttttctttttgctgATTATAGACCAGAACAAGCTGAAGGTCCACTACAATGAATGCTACTCAAGGTGAGAACCACccttttcatgtcttgcatcatcatcatcctcttccGCCGTTCTATCAAAGACACACATCCTTTTTCATGCCCTGGATGTTCTCCAAAAGTAACAGGACAGGAAAAATATCAATGTGGAACCCAATGGCAATCTTGAAACATGACAAAAAGAAAAACCTTTATTATAGATTAACATCCAAGGTTTATATGAAGCCCGATCCACTGCAATGCTTTGTAGGTTGAGCTCAACCAACAAAGCAATGTGTGAGGTCCATtttgatgtttgcatgacatccaatccatccatcatgttcacCCTCTCACTATCTCCTTGGCTGTAACGTCCCGTGTTTTtaagacccgagtatataacccgttttccaaaaacctgagtgttaatcttaaaggatggtcgaattcgagtatacgttttttttttttttccttcatttatcagagtaagcagatgagcatagaatggacaagtaagcataaaagaaaattttcaactacATTTAGAACATACAAAggtgcccataatgacttatacaaactaatgtctccacAATAACAAATACAAGATTACACATATGAGAAATTTAAAAGCATATGAAATACAATGAAAGCCGCAAGATCGCGCAACTTCCTTGACAGGTATAACCACGTGTCCTTGACCACCATGACGGCTCCTCATTAGTCTGAACCTatatatcacttaagccacttatgttacctatacggttatatttttgatggatgagtgaccaactcagtgtgaattcccctcaagattacacactgccacattaggtaaacatagttataaaacaacaaggcaatcaaaacaacccatgatgcagtctttttaaatgcatggatgcgtgaatgcatatcgccctggggatgctcatccgtgtggaaatcgggctcgtcacccatgcaatcattgacccGGGAACATCATCCAGTCAGAACAGGGattgatagtcgatggtctgggagctagcgaaatgataccccaatgATCCTAAGGCACGTGCTgcaacatccagaattagtcacctgtcatcgccaatatactatggatgcatgattaaccaaaccatcattagtccagttacaatcatccaatttaaataagctcaaggtcactatggaggCTTGTCagcagcgtaggccgacagctcgggtataGGTCTCATGCCACCATTcttggctcatgaggctaccaccttaggatatttaatagaaactcatcgactagtggctaatcatattacagtatatgaggcttaccatcgcatggttgcatgaTAAAAATATTGAACTCATATAGGAAAATACCAGAATAAAGCCTCATAGGGCGATACCAAAACAAGCCACGTAagacaattatcaaaataggccacatagggcgactatcaaaaccatgcgataaaagactatccttaaaaaccacttaggcacaacaaccctggatggtaggcccacatcaatgatccatctagaccactgCTCAATAACCACTAGACCGAAGGTCCATTTCagtcacaaccagtcgggttgcatcccaagtatgggtgtatatttataagtgggggttttctattaatgtaccagtttaagttccataagcaatccacaaataatccacaagcatgaacaaatatataggatgaacattaagcatgtaatataacaattcaatttccaccagttaACACAtgattataaaagggagatatcaattataaattaaaatacagaCTATAACTCAAGCTAATGGAaatatggaaagctcaaggggaagaatcatcacctgatgtGTCGATTTGTCCATTAATGTTACTGGGAAGCGTGCacgcccttagacttggatcctACCGTGAATTGTATCATTAGATCCCAATTTAGCTTACTATTTATGTTTAAAGTAtcgacctagggtttagattacttaggtctAGGATCTTAGCTTGGAGTTTAGGTATAAGTTAGATTTTGTGAACTTAACCTtagtgttaatttaataattataagacatttattaacattagtgttatagttGACATTAGTTAATAATTATTATGACGACACCAATTAGCATGATTTGATCCGAGTTCTACACACCACCTAGATTTGAGGTCATGGCCTAGAGTTTGAATCATTTATCTTAGGATTTTTAGTGTAAGATCGGGACTTTCATCTTAGGGTTCAGTCTTAACTTAGAtactaggatttgaactctagttggtgtgTTAGTTACAATTTAAATCTCAATAATCACAAGATAACTACTAGCGTTAGTGTTGTATTAGCTAACATGGTAGTAACGATGATGATTAACATTATGGTCTACTATTAGTGATGATATTTAGGAGTGACAAGACACAACACTAATATCTAATACTGATAATTGTATGTAATGAATAATATTAGTATGGACAATTTATTAATGGTTActcatatataatattaatactCCAAGTGAAAACTAGGCCTGCACCTACCTTGATCAGGCCTAACAGTTGTGGCCCAACATTGGGACCCAAAACTGGGTCTCATCTCAGCCCAGTTCGGCCCTGCAATTGTTGCCCGACTATGGCCTCAAATTGGACCCAGGTTTGTCACCTTTTGGCCTAGTAgtgcttagtgtggcccactgagacttatggtgtggcccatgtttgTGGCTGTAGCTGGCCCACCTCTTCGACTGATTTCAGCCCAAAACGCGGGCTGGTTTTGGCCCACTTCTTTGGCCCAGGTCAGCAGCTGGGCTCGGCCCAACCCATGAGGAGTTTCCCATTTCCAGTATAAAAGATGTAAGTACCAACAAGTCTGAAAGGGCTAAGCTTGATGAAGCTGGGTAATGCTTTCAACCACATATTAGTGTAGTCCATGGATAAACAGGCTCTATGGTTTGCGACCAGAGATGTATTTCTCATAATAGTGCTAGCAAGTGACACTGCTTGTGGTGACCTACAAAGGGCCTCAACATTTGAATAGAGTAATTTTTGATCCTGGAAAGGGAGAATGGTCTGAAGTTGTTGTTCGATGGAACTAATAGAGATGAGTAAAGGACGAGGAACAATGTCGTATTTTAAGATGCAATGGAAGAAATGAGAAGACCAGGCCTTACCCAACTCGCGCCCAGACTCGAAAGTGTGTCAGTTTTCAAACTGCCAGCCTGACCCGATACACGCACTTGGAGGGCGGTTGCTGTTTGGCTTCCTATTCTCCCCTCACCTTCAAcccctttctccttttcttccgtTGCAATGACCAGCAAGGTTAGGACTCAAGCTGGCTGAGCCCGACCGAGTCCATGACTCAGTTGGGGTCAAGCTGGTGCGGGAGTCCCTGCATTTCAACAGGAATGCAACACCACCCCACACCGAAATCTCGAACTCTCTTCCTtcatctcactctcttctccctccttctcatcCTTTGTCTGCTACAGACCCGACAGTGGCAATGGGCCCTGCCTGACTTGGCCCGAGTCACAGGTGGTGTGGCAGCTACAACAGCGACCGCAACCCCTATTTTTCTCCATTCTTCTACTTTCTTccgttcttccttcttcttctccctttcttcctctctttctctttcttctagcTGGGAACGTCTAGCCATGGACGTCTGGTTCGGACAGACCTGGCGTGCTTGGCCGAGGAAGATGATCTGACTCCAATGACAGATCCACCTCCGACGCTGATTTCTTTGTATGGTTGTTTTCGGAAGGTTAGGGCTGGTCTAAGACACCTTGTAGGAGCGAGGGAGCGAAGCTCCATTGCCGTTTTCTAGATTGTTTCATAGGGAGATGGAAACAGCGTCCGTCAGAGCTGAAACCGATTGCTGGTTTTGGTTTTCTGTGGGTGGAAATCCTCTCCCACATGGAGAGATATTGGCGGCAGGGATTAGGCCGCGTGCATGGATGAGATGGGAGGAGAAACCCCTCACGCGGATTGCCACTGTGGCAAAGAggagcagtttccatttttggaaaatttGGTTTTGTACAGCCCACTTGCAGCAAGGATTGTGCCCACGTACGCACATATCAACGTGCAAGGCGAGGTCGGTTTGGTGGGACCCAATCCCtggacacgatggacggtctggatcctcCGATCGGATGACGAGGGTGGGCCACAGATGAAGAAAATGGACGTCTGTCCGTCGGTTGCgggagaacagagagagagagggagctttCTGTTTTGGGAGAAACATGGGTTAGCCCGTGCTGACCGGTCTCCCAGGACCCGTGCATGGCGAGTGCACCACGTATGGTGCACACGCAAcatttgtgtggggtccaccgtgatgtttgtgggaaatccactccgctcAAACGATTCCATAGGTCATATTAGGACACCTTGctaaagatgaggtggatccaaagccttGGTGGGCCGTAAGCTACGATAGGAGTATCTATTTGCGGCTTTCCATCGATCTAAGGGTCAGATTGCTCTGGGTTCGAGCATCAATGGTCAAAAAGCTCtaggatcttcttttttttttttttttttttttgtgttccaGCCTACTCTCTTTATGTTAATGACTCCATTATTGTTATTAAAATCCCCTTAATAATATTATTCATCTTATTATGCCATTATCACTTGTTTTATATTTAGTcattatatatgtatacatatatacttatttatttatacacatacacacacagatacacacacacacacacacacacacacacacacacacacacacatacacacacacacttatttatttatttgtaggaCCTGCCTTTTATAAGAACCATAACTGATAATGTCATATTTAGCTAGTTTGTTAttttaagttaagctaatgtttGGATCAAGCCTACATTTGATTTGAGTAGTCCCTAGTCTAGTTTAGACGATCCTCAACAATACTCCAATCTATCGGGCCACTAAACTATAGTATTCGAGTGTTAAATCGTTTGATATTACTtatacattagatggatggtggatccAT is a genomic window containing:
- the LOC131254815 gene encoding proton/sulfate cotransporter 2-like isoform X1 → MMSISALYSLQHSLLGSLKSHLDFLGFLIDFLSHAAIVGFMGGAAITIALQQLKGFLGIKNFTKKTDTILVMHSVSSSVHHKWNWQTILIGSVFLVFLLVANTLRRKKKSLFWVPAIAPLTSVIFSTFFMYITHAEMDGVKIVKDIQRGINPSSLDQIHFSGEFAAEGFRIGAVAGMIALTNKLKVHYNECYSRSVMGRSPCCDESGVKKGPWTPEEDEMLVDYIHQHGHGSWRTLPKLAGLNRCGTSCQLWWTNYLRPDIKRRRFTDQEEEIIIRLHSALRNKWLAIASHLLGRTDNEIKNFSNTHLKKKLLQRGIDPVTHKPRNQTR
- the LOC131254815 gene encoding proton/sulfate cotransporter 2-like isoform X2, which gives rise to MMSISALYSLQHSLLGSLKSHLDFLGFLIDFLSHAAIVGFMGGAAITIALQQLKGFLGIKNFTKKTDTILVMHSWNWQTILIGSVFLVFLLVANTLRRKKKSLFWVPAIAPLTSVIFSTFFMYITHAEMDGVKIVKDIQRGINPSSLDQIHFSGEFAAEGFRIGAVAGMIALTNKLKVHYNECYSRSVMGRSPCCDESGVKKGPWTPEEDEMLVDYIHQHGHGSWRTLPKLAGLNRCGTSCQLWWTNYLRPDIKRRRFTDQEEEIIIRLHSALRNKWLAIASHLLGRTDNEIKNFSNTHLKKKLLQRGIDPVTHKPRNQTR
- the LOC131254815 gene encoding sulfate transporter 1.3-like isoform X3, whose product is MGGAAITIALQQLKGFLGIKNFTKKTDTILVMHSVSSSVHHKWNWQTILIGSVFLVFLLVANTLRRKKKSLFWVPAIAPLTSVIFSTFFMYITHAEMDGVKIVKDIQRGINPSSLDQIHFSGEFAAEGFRIGAVAGMIALTNKLKVHYNECYSRSVMGRSPCCDESGVKKGPWTPEEDEMLVDYIHQHGHGSWRTLPKLAGLNRCGTSCQLWWTNYLRPDIKRRRFTDQEEEIIIRLHSALRNKWLAIASHLLGRTDNEIKNFSNTHLKKKLLQRGIDPVTHKPRNQTR